DNA from Arthrobacter sp. StoSoilB19:
GACATCAAGGGCAAGGCGGCCGGCATGCCGGTCTATGAACTCCTGGGCGGCGCGGCCCGCGAGGGCGTGATGGTCTACGGACACGCCAGCGGCACCACCCTTGAGGACCTCAGCGCAGACTTCCAGCATCACCTGGACCTTGGCTACAAGGCCATCCGCGCCCAGGCAGCCGTGCCCGGCCTGGACAAGACCTACGGGATCGCCCCCGTGGACGGCAGACTCTACGAGCCGGCCAGCGGCAACGTGCCCCAGGAAGACGCCTGGGAGACCACCGCCTACCTGGACTTCGCACCGAAAATGATGGCCCACGTCCGAGGGGAGTTCGGCTACGGCGTCCACGTCCTGCACGATGTCCATCACCGGCTCACGCCCATCGAAGCAGGCCGGCTTGGCGCCTCCCTTGAGCAGTACCGGCCGTTTTGGATCGAGGACCCGACGCCGGCCGAAGACCAGTCGGCATTCCGCCTGATCCGCCAGCACACCACCACCCCCGTCGCCGTGGGTGAGGTGTTCAACTCGATCTGGGACTGCCAGCAGCTCATCACCGAACGCCTGATCGACTACATCCGCACCTCCGTCTCGCACGCCGGCGGCATCACGCACCTGCGCCGCATCTTCTCCCTCGCAGACCTCTACGGCGTGCGCTCGGGCTCGCACGGCGCAGGTGATCTGTCGCCGGCCTCGTTCGCAGCCGCACTGCACGTTGACATGAGCATCCCCAACTTCGGCATCCAGGAATACATGGGCCACCGCGACCCCGCCGGGGAAGTCTTCACCACCTCCTACACCTTCAGCGACGGCTACATGCACCCCGGGGACGCTCCCGGCATCGGCGTAGAGTTCAATGAGGAAGCCGCCGTACGCTTCCCCTTCGACCCCAAGTACCTGCCGGTGAACCGGCGCCTGGACGGATCGGTGCACGACTGGTGAACACTGCAGCCCACCAACCCTTTGACGTGGTGGTGATGGGGGAGATCCTCGTCGAAGTCGCCACCGACCTTCCCTTTGCCCACGGCGTTCCCGCGCAGCTTGGCATCTCCGGCGACGCCCTCAACGTCGCAGCCTCCGCCGCCGCCGCAGGCGCCACGGTAGGCCTGTTGTCCGTGCTGACCGATGACGAATTGGGCCACGCCATTGCCGCCCGTATCGCCGAACTGGGCGTTTCGACCGACCTTCTAAAGTTCCGGCGCGGCCAGCAGGGCGTTTACCTCGTCCACAGCGATCCTGCCGGCGAACGCGAGTTCTCCTACGCCCGCAGCGGCAGCGTGGGTTCCACCCTGGGCCCGGAGGACGTCGATCCCGAAGTTGTCGCGGCAGCCGGGGCCCTGGTGGCGGGCGGCATCGCCTGCGCCATTTCACCAACGTCGCGCGCCGCCGTCGTCAAAGCTGCCGGCCTGGCCACACGCTTTGTCTACGATCCCAATTACCGCCCCCGCCTCACCACCGTGGAAGAGGCGACGGCGGCACTCACCGCCCTGGCGCCGCAGGCCTTCCTGGTCACGCCGTCATTCCCCGGCGAGACGGATGCCCTGCTGGGCGTTGCCTCTCCGCAGGAGGCCGCGGCCAAGCTGCGCTCGCTGGGTACCGCCAACGTTGCCGTCACCTGTGGGGCGGAAGGGGTCCAGCTCGAATGGAGCGGCGACGCCGCCCAAGGTGCCGGCTCTGCGTGGGTGCCGGCGGTTCCCGCCCCCGCCGTGGTGGACCAGACCGGTGCCGGGGACGCGTTCGTTGGGACGCTCACCGCGCGTCTGGTGCTGGGCGACGACTTCCCGACGGCGGCACGTTTCGGGGCTGCCGCATCGTCGCTGGTGGTGGGCGGCAAGGGCGGTACCGGTTTCATCCCCACATTCGAACAGACCAGGGCGCACGCCTCCGGGAACTTCTCCGAAGGAGCGCAGCCATCGAACGCCTGACTACATCTTCCCTGGCAACCAGCGGACACCACGCCGGCATCAAGCGGGACAAACTGCAGCCCGGCATCGTCCACCTGGGCCTGGGAGCCTTCGCGCGCGCCCACACCGCGGTCTTCACGGAAGACGCAATGCTTGCCGCCGGCGACTTCGAGTGGGGGATCATCGGGGTCACCCAGCGTTCCAGCACCGTGGCCCGGCAACTGGCGCCCCAGGATGGCTTGTTCACCGTGGCAGAACGGGGAGGCAACGCCGCCCCGCTGCGTGTGGTCTCCAGCATCGTCGACGCCATATCCGGGCGCGACAACCCCGAACCGGTGGTCGAGCGGATCGCCGCACCGGCCACAAAGATCGTCACCCTCACCATCACGGAAAAGGGATACCGGTTCGATCCGAAAACCCGCACCCTTGACCTGCAGGACCCGGAAGTCCAGGCGGACCTCTCGGGACGCCCGCCGCGTACCGCCATCGGGCAAATTGTCCGTGGCCTGCAGCAACGGCCACTCACGGGTGCCGGAGCCATCACCGTGGTGTCCTGCGACAACCTGCCCGGCAACGGCGAACTGACCGGAACCCTGGTCCGGAATTTCGCGGCCGCCCTGCCCGCACCTGAAAGCGAACCCCTGCTGGTCTGGTTGGCAGGAAAGGCAACCTTCCCCAGCACCATGGTCGACCGGATGGTGCCGGCCAGCACGCCAGGCGACCTGGCCGGCGTCGAACGTGAACTTGGCCTTCGGGACGAAGCCGCCGTGGTGGCCGAACCCTTCAAGCAATGGGTGATTGAGGACAATTTCGCCGCCGGCAGGCCGCGCTGGGAGGATGCCGGGGCGGTGTTCAGCACCGACGTCGCCGCGTGGGAGGCAGCCAAGCTGAGGCTGCTGAACGCCAGCCATTCGATGCTGGCCTATCTGGGGCTCGCCGCGGGCAAGGAAACCATCAGCGACGCCGTGGCCGTGGACGCGTTCCACACCGCCTGCCGGCGCATGATGCTCCAGGAAGCGCTGCCCACCATCACCCTCCCGGCCGGGCTGGGCGGGGAGCAGTACTGCGACGAGGTGCTCCGCCGCTTCGCCAACCCCGCCCTGGGCCACACCACCGCGAAAGTGGGCAGCGACGGTTCCCAGAAGATAGGGCTGCGCCTGCTGCCCACCATCAGGGGAACGCTCGACGCCGGCCGCGAACCCCGCTGGGCTGGGCTCGCCATTGCCGCGTGGATGCACCATGTGGCCGCCACCCTGGAAACCGACCTCAACGATCCGCTGGCCGCGGAGCTGAACGCAACACTGCCGGCCGCCAGGGACGCCGACAGCGTGGTGCCTGCACTGCTGGGCTTCCGGCCCGTTTTTGACCAGGACCTGGCGGAACATGGCGGCTTCCGCAACCTGCTCCTGCACTGGTACCGCATCATCGAAACCAACGGGCCGGACGGCCTGGGAAATGAGATCAACCATGGCTGACGCATCAGGCGTCCTTGGCGTTTCACCTGTCATCCCGGTGGTCACCATCGACGACGCCCAGGATGCGGTGCCCCTGGCCCGTGCCCTGGCGGACGGCGGCGTGAAGACCATCGAGCTGACGCTGCGCACCGACTCCGCGCTGACCTCGCTGAAGCTGATCGCCGAGGAGGTGCCGGACATCCTGGTGGGCGCCGGCACCATCCTCACGCCGGGCCAGGCCGACGCCGCCGTCCAAGCGGGTGCCACATTCCTGGTCAGCCCCGGTGTCACCCCGGCCCTGCTCAAGCACATGCTGTCCCTGGACGTCCCGGTGCTGCCCGGCGTCGCCACCGTGGGCGAGGTAATGGCCGTCCTGGAAGCCGGATTGGATGCGATGAAGTTCTTCCCCGCCGGGCCTGCAGGCGGTCCGTCCTATCTGGCGGCCATCGGGGCGCCCCTCCCGCACGTGCAGTTCTGCCCCACCGGCGGCATCAGCCTGGCCACCGCCCCGGATTACCTTCGGCTGCCGAATGTGGCCTGCGTGGGCGGCAGCTGGCTCACTCCGGCGGACGCCGTCGCGGCCAAGGACTGGGCGCGGATCACCAGCCTGGCCAGCGGGGCGGCCGCGCTGGGCCGGTAATCCACCCCGCAAGCCGGCCGGGCGTCAGCTCTCGGCTGCGGCAGCCCGGACCTGGGCTTTGTCGTGCTCCGCGTGGGCGTTGCGCAGCAGCTCCATGAACTCGGTTTCGTTGCGGACCAGCCGCTTGTACTTCTCGGGAAGCTTGCGGATCTGGTTTTCTTCGCGGCACATCTTGGCGAAGATCTTGTCGCGTTCGGCCATGTCCGTCTCGTAGTTGAGGTCCATGTATTCCGTGGCGTGGCGCCGCGCCCCGGACACCGCGTTCTTGGCCTTGCCCTTGGGGCTGAAGATGGACGCCAGGATGGTCACCACCAGGACACCCAGGATGACGCCCAGCGAGACGACGGTGCTGACCTCCACCACGTTGACGTGCTTGCCGTCATTGATGAAGGGAAGGGTGTTCTCGTGCAGGGCGTGCAGGATGA
Protein-coding regions in this window:
- a CDS encoding mannitol dehydrogenase family protein; protein product: MGAFARAHTAVFTEDAMLAAGDFEWGIIGVTQRSSTVARQLAPQDGLFTVAERGGNAAPLRVVSSIVDAISGRDNPEPVVERIAAPATKIVTLTITEKGYRFDPKTRTLDLQDPEVQADLSGRPPRTAIGQIVRGLQQRPLTGAGAITVVSCDNLPGNGELTGTLVRNFAAALPAPESEPLLVWLAGKATFPSTMVDRMVPASTPGDLAGVERELGLRDEAAVVAEPFKQWVIEDNFAAGRPRWEDAGAVFSTDVAAWEAAKLRLLNASHSMLAYLGLAAGKETISDAVAVDAFHTACRRMMLQEALPTITLPAGLGGEQYCDEVLRRFANPALGHTTAKVGSDGSQKIGLRLLPTIRGTLDAGREPRWAGLAIAAWMHHVAATLETDLNDPLAAELNATLPAARDADSVVPALLGFRPVFDQDLAEHGGFRNLLLHWYRIIETNGPDGLGNEINHG
- a CDS encoding PfkB family carbohydrate kinase, yielding MNTAAHQPFDVVVMGEILVEVATDLPFAHGVPAQLGISGDALNVAASAAAAGATVGLLSVLTDDELGHAIAARIAELGVSTDLLKFRRGQQGVYLVHSDPAGEREFSYARSGSVGSTLGPEDVDPEVVAAAGALVAGGIACAISPTSRAAVVKAAGLATRFVYDPNYRPRLTTVEEATAALTALAPQAFLVTPSFPGETDALLGVASPQEAAAKLRSLGTANVAVTCGAEGVQLEWSGDAAQGAGSAWVPAVPAPAVVDQTGAGDAFVGTLTARLVLGDDFPTAARFGAAASSLVVGGKGGTGFIPTFEQTRAHASGNFSEGAQPSNA
- the manD gene encoding D-mannonate dehydratase ManD; its protein translation is MKITDARVVVSSPGRNYVTLVIETEDGITGIGDATLNGRELAVASYLSEHLCPLLIGRDARRIEDAWQYFYKGAYWRRGPVTMTAIAAIDVALWDIKGKAAGMPVYELLGGAAREGVMVYGHASGTTLEDLSADFQHHLDLGYKAIRAQAAVPGLDKTYGIAPVDGRLYEPASGNVPQEDAWETTAYLDFAPKMMAHVRGEFGYGVHVLHDVHHRLTPIEAGRLGASLEQYRPFWIEDPTPAEDQSAFRLIRQHTTTPVAVGEVFNSIWDCQQLITERLIDYIRTSVSHAGGITHLRRIFSLADLYGVRSGSHGAGDLSPASFAAALHVDMSIPNFGIQEYMGHRDPAGEVFTTSYTFSDGYMHPGDAPGIGVEFNEEAAVRFPFDPKYLPVNRRLDGSVHDW
- the eda gene encoding bifunctional 4-hydroxy-2-oxoglutarate aldolase/2-dehydro-3-deoxy-phosphogluconate aldolase; the encoded protein is MADASGVLGVSPVIPVVTIDDAQDAVPLARALADGGVKTIELTLRTDSALTSLKLIAEEVPDILVGAGTILTPGQADAAVQAGATFLVSPGVTPALLKHMLSLDVPVLPGVATVGEVMAVLEAGLDAMKFFPAGPAGGPSYLAAIGAPLPHVQFCPTGGISLATAPDYLRLPNVACVGGSWLTPADAVAAKDWARITSLASGAAALGR